The following coding sequences are from one Malaciobacter pacificus window:
- a CDS encoding biotin-dependent carboxyltransferase family protein: MSLEVLNPSFFTTIQDSGRFGYSHIGVTNSGVMDEYAYNILNILLNNEQDTNVLEISFFNFEVMFLRPTKIALTGADAIIKLNNELIKPWRTHSVKSGDILKIGKFFSGSKLYLGVKGGFSIKKEFGSNSTTIKEKLGGINGEFLKTGDILNYKSYINYYDKRLKEKYIPKYSTELELRVVLSYQKDSFSKEEKDKFFSSEYIISNDFNRMACKLKGEKINSSLGGIISEGIVYGSIQIPKDGQPIILLKDRQTIGGYPKIGVVLDIDCFKLAQAKPNTKIKFKPISFESAIKKSKEFYSSFNFRKSLSKSSFES; this comes from the coding sequence ATGAGTTTAGAAGTTTTAAATCCATCTTTTTTTACTACTATTCAAGATAGTGGAAGATTTGGTTATAGTCACATTGGTGTAACAAATTCTGGCGTTATGGATGAATATGCCTATAATATTCTAAATATTTTACTTAATAATGAGCAAGATACTAATGTATTAGAAATATCATTTTTTAATTTTGAAGTAATGTTTTTGCGTCCTACAAAAATTGCATTGACAGGAGCAGATGCAATAATAAAGTTAAATAATGAACTTATAAAACCTTGGAGAACTCATAGTGTTAAATCAGGGGATATTTTAAAAATAGGTAAGTTTTTTAGTGGTTCAAAGCTTTATTTAGGAGTAAAAGGTGGTTTTTCTATAAAAAAAGAGTTTGGTAGTAATAGTACAACTATAAAAGAGAAATTAGGTGGAATTAATGGTGAGTTTTTAAAAACAGGAGATATCTTAAATTATAAATCTTATATAAATTATTATGACAAAAGATTAAAAGAGAAATATATACCAAAATATAGTACAGAGTTAGAATTGAGAGTTGTACTTTCTTATCAAAAAGATAGCTTTTCAAAGGAAGAAAAAGATAAGTTTTTTTCGTCTGAATATATAATCTCAAATGATTTTAATAGAATGGCTTGTAAGTTAAAAGGAGAAAAAATAAATAGTAGTCTAGGTGGTATTATATCAGAAGGTATAGTTTATGGATCTATTCAAATCCCTAAAGATGGACAGCCTATTATTTTATTAAAAGATAGACAAACAATTGGAGGTTATCCTAAAATTGGAGTTGTTTTAGATATTGATTGTTTTAAATTAGCTCAAGCAAAACCAAATACTAAAATAAAATTTAAACCTATTAGTTTTGAGTCTGCTATAAAAAAATCAAAAGAGTTTTACAGCTCTTTTAATTTTAGAAAAAGTCTTTCAAAAAGTTCTTTTGAGTCTTGA
- a CDS encoding diguanylate cyclase domain-containing protein: MKKELKKITDLTINELLNQEVILPSIYFEKFNENASKIEINIEDESFQNEINKIIIDEYNTIEEYINNIASNVTLIKDSAKEAKTALLEKNVDELSNIYKKMSNLEKEILTLNNKLFLDETTNINNRKWLYNQFLNEKGFLKEKGTSILVGIDDLEYIKKQYGELIANNLLLFTVKFIKKNLNDEKIIYNIARFFENKIIIFCKEENFDDINSIVLNLKQTLANATLKNNSGLMIKTSYSFAIEPYFENQDSKELFERLFLKLKEL, translated from the coding sequence ATGAAAAAAGAACTAAAAAAAATAACTGATTTAACTATTAATGAGTTACTTAATCAAGAAGTTATTCTACCATCAATTTATTTTGAAAAGTTCAATGAAAATGCATCAAAAATTGAAATAAATATAGAAGATGAATCTTTTCAAAATGAAATTAATAAAATAATTATTGATGAATATAATACAATTGAAGAGTATATTAATAATATTGCTTCAAATGTAACGTTAATTAAAGACTCAGCAAAAGAAGCAAAAACTGCCTTATTAGAGAAAAATGTTGATGAATTAAGTAATATTTATAAAAAAATGTCTAATTTAGAAAAAGAGATATTAACATTAAATAATAAACTTTTCTTAGATGAAACAACAAATATAAACAACAGAAAGTGGCTTTATAATCAATTTTTGAATGAAAAAGGCTTTCTAAAAGAAAAAGGTACTTCTATTTTAGTAGGAATAGATGATCTTGAATATATAAAAAAACAGTATGGTGAACTAATAGCTAATAACCTATTACTTTTCACTGTTAAGTTCATCAAAAAAAATCTAAATGATGAAAAAATAATTTATAATATAGCAAGATTTTTTGAAAATAAGATTATTATTTTTTGTAAAGAAGAAAACTTTGATGATATAAACTCTATAGTTCTAAATTTAAAACAGACACTTGCAAATGCAACACTAAAAAATAATTCAGGTCTTATGATAAAAACTTCATATAGTTTTGCCATTGAGCCATATTTTGAGAATCAAGACTCAAAAGAACTTTTTGAAAGACTTTTTCTAAAATTAAAAGAGCTGTAA
- a CDS encoding EAL domain-containing protein, whose translation MKNFISNLFNKNSYKTLFLIDILYMKDINAIYKFNNGDYIIRQLKTLLETKIKFDIKHELERKTLINISNTHADVFELTIYDNLEIDEILLIKDIVFKNITSHNFKLLDKKTLINIDVTIGCSKSDDNQIKIYAEKALHNAKLNYVHYMFYDSYLYKNESVSENLVKILNYSIDNNLVEPYFQAIVDNETEEIEKYEVLMRIFDQNGNIILPNAFIQKAKKCRLYTKLMEILIDKTINYILKYKINVSINLNYTDIINSNIKKALISKIQKNNVGKYITLEILESEKVSNFNIVNDFITSVNILGVKIAIDDFGTGFSNYENILNLNIDYIKIDGSLIKKIDEVIYLNLIKSIVLFCKQQNIKIVAEFVSDLKILRYVKNIQIDYSQGYYISKPKSISEIILERENEKRTKKNN comes from the coding sequence TTGAAAAATTTTATATCAAACCTATTCAATAAAAACAGTTACAAAACACTATTTTTAATAGATATTTTGTATATGAAAGATATCAATGCTATTTATAAATTCAATAATGGTGACTATATTATTAGACAATTAAAAACATTACTTGAAACAAAAATAAAATTTGATATAAAACATGAACTTGAGAGAAAAACACTAATAAACATTTCAAATACTCATGCAGATGTATTTGAATTAACAATATATGACAATCTTGAAATAGATGAAATTTTATTAATAAAAGACATTGTTTTTAAGAATATAACTTCTCATAACTTTAAACTTTTAGATAAAAAAACTTTAATTAATATAGATGTAACGATTGGTTGTTCTAAAAGTGATGATAATCAAATTAAAATTTATGCAGAAAAAGCTTTACATAATGCAAAACTTAACTATGTTCACTATATGTTTTATGATTCATATCTTTATAAAAATGAATCTGTTAGTGAAAATTTAGTAAAAATCTTAAACTATAGTATAGATAATAACTTGGTAGAACCATATTTTCAAGCAATTGTTGACAATGAAACTGAAGAGATTGAGAAATATGAAGTTCTGATGAGAATTTTTGATCAAAATGGTAATATTATATTACCTAATGCATTCATTCAAAAAGCAAAAAAATGTAGGCTTTATACTAAGCTTATGGAAATACTAATTGATAAAACAATAAATTATATTTTAAAATACAAAATAAATGTTAGTATTAATTTGAATTATACAGATATTATTAACTCAAATATAAAAAAAGCTCTTATATCAAAAATTCAAAAAAATAATGTTGGGAAATACATAACTTTAGAGATTTTAGAGAGTGAAAAGGTATCTAATTTTAACATTGTAAATGATTTTATAACAAGTGTAAATATTCTTGGAGTAAAAATTGCAATTGATGATTTTGGTACTGGTTTTTCAAACTACGAAAATATATTAAATTTAAATATTGACTATATAAAAATTGATGGTTCATTAATCAAAAAAATTGATGAAGTTATTTATTTAAACTTAATTAAAAGTATAGTTTTATTTTGTAAACAACAGAACATCAAAATTGTTGCGGAGTTTGTTAGTGATTTAAAAATTTTAAGATATGTAAAAAATATACAAATAGATTATTCACAAGGATATTATATTAGTAAACCTAAGTCTATTTCAGAGATAATCTTGGAGAGAGAAAATGAAAAAAGAACTAAAAAAAATAACTGA
- a CDS encoding DedA family protein, whose protein sequence is MEEFIKDWGYIALFLYSFGGGFVGLVIAGVLSYAGDLNIYLSILVAGVSNFLGDQFLFFLARKNKSYAKGMMKNYGRKIALAHIMMRKYGSFVVFIQKYIYGIKTLIPLAMGLTKYSALKFSIFNIFATATWACVVGYASYIAGEVILSSADDFKYFGLGIVVIVLLTVMYIFKRIEKS, encoded by the coding sequence ATGGAAGAATTTATTAAAGATTGGGGATATATCGCCTTATTCTTATACTCATTTGGTGGAGGATTTGTAGGTTTAGTTATTGCAGGAGTATTATCTTATGCAGGTGATTTAAATATTTACTTATCAATTTTAGTTGCAGGAGTTTCAAATTTTTTAGGTGACCAATTTCTGTTTTTTTTAGCTAGGAAAAATAAAAGCTATGCCAAAGGCATGATGAAAAACTATGGAAGAAAAATTGCACTTGCTCATATTATGATGAGAAAATATGGTTCATTTGTAGTATTTATACAAAAATATATTTATGGAATAAAAACATTAATACCATTAGCCATGGGACTTACTAAATATTCTGCACTAAAATTCTCAATTTTTAATATTTTTGCAACTGCTACATGGGCTTGTGTAGTTGGATATGCAAGTTATATTGCTGGAGAAGTTATTTTAAGTAGTGCAGATGATTTTAAGTACTTTGGATTAGGTATTGTTGTAATAGTTTTATTAACAGTAATGTATATTTTTAAAAGGATTGAAAAAAGCTAG
- a CDS encoding diguanylate cyclase domain-containing protein, which translates to MFKNSLLLKIILVFTLPAVGILFFSTKLVIEKLDYTQGINRTLDNVVYLEYTQNLIHELQKERGYSVVYLESHKFSDKLIKQKEITNKKFNEYLRYATAFIKKSNENSNIEILVKDIQNQFYLLENIRLSINEIKIDSYRVLDFYSKLNEKLLNSIISIKSVKSAFAFNKEFTNISYFLLFKEFTGIERAIISKLIIDKKLDEIIQNKVDEVHTIKKSNLNYFKINSSLRLQEIYNKNLPFKIQEDVHKYRDDVLKNILTKEFDVVHWWNLSTTKVDALNKIFDEMLKELDSIAKKATKDAFLEQNVSVFYLFVSFITLISLLFLLRNIILNEQKSFEKIEKQKKVYELLNETNKQLLKKSSKEEIYTELHEMVSKNSSMVFCFVYDLEEHDKEKRIYAKDGELKDIVKKRLDGDFEKLDNLLTRAIKWKSNVLVEDFTKANISVFSEYGKKFNINSAASFPIKKFGEQVSVLVIYSNVYNFFDYEVEMLFDQMIFDITHYLEKYDYEKIRIKQEEQLKIASVAFESSVPMVITNENSEIIEANQAFCDVLGYTKDEILGKNPNLFRSFHQNESFYERMWRVLDREDSWSGEIYNKKRDGTILPVRLTVTAIRNNKNEIINYLGQYIDISDIKDREQVLEYQATHDNLTGLPNRLLLLDRIEHAITKVVRHNNVGGLIFIDLDNFKTINDTMGHDVGDVLLIEVAKKLKYVIRNEDTVSRIGGDEFIILADSIGRDKEEAKKNIGILAKKIKDALNGIEYISGHKNISTPSIGVTLFSDASVSVKDIIKQADTAMYAAKKQGKNAIEFFN; encoded by the coding sequence TTGTTTAAAAACTCTTTGCTTTTAAAAATTATATTAGTATTTACTTTACCTGCAGTTGGTATCTTATTTTTCAGTACTAAATTGGTTATTGAAAAATTGGATTATACTCAGGGAATAAATAGAACTTTAGATAACGTTGTTTATTTAGAGTATACTCAAAATTTAATTCATGAACTTCAAAAAGAGAGAGGCTATTCTGTAGTCTATTTAGAATCTCATAAATTTTCCGATAAGTTAATAAAACAAAAAGAAATTACAAACAAAAAGTTTAACGAATATCTAAGATATGCTACAGCATTTATAAAAAAAAGCAATGAAAATAGCAATATTGAAATATTAGTAAAAGATATTCAAAATCAATTCTATTTGTTGGAAAATATTAGATTAAGTATTAATGAAATAAAAATAGACTCATACAGAGTTTTAGATTTCTATTCAAAATTAAATGAAAAACTTTTAAATTCAATTATTTCTATTAAAAGTGTAAAGTCAGCATTTGCTTTTAATAAAGAGTTTACAAATATTAGTTATTTTTTACTTTTTAAAGAGTTTACAGGTATTGAAAGAGCAATTATATCTAAGCTTATTATTGATAAGAAACTAGATGAAATAATTCAAAATAAAGTTGATGAAGTTCATACCATAAAAAAATCAAATCTTAACTATTTTAAAATAAACTCTTCTTTACGACTTCAAGAAATTTATAATAAAAACTTGCCTTTTAAAATTCAAGAAGATGTTCACAAGTACAGAGATGATGTCCTAAAAAATATATTGACTAAAGAGTTTGATGTAGTACATTGGTGGAACTTATCAACTACTAAAGTAGATGCATTAAATAAAATTTTTGATGAGATGCTAAAAGAATTAGATAGCATTGCTAAAAAAGCAACGAAAGATGCTTTCTTAGAACAGAATGTAAGTGTATTTTATCTATTTGTTTCATTTATTACATTAATAAGTCTTCTTTTTTTACTAAGAAACATAATCTTAAATGAACAAAAAAGTTTTGAAAAAATAGAAAAACAGAAAAAAGTATATGAACTTTTAAATGAAACTAATAAACAATTATTAAAAAAGAGTAGTAAAGAAGAGATTTATACAGAATTACATGAAATGGTTTCAAAAAATTCAAGTATGGTTTTTTGTTTTGTGTATGATTTAGAAGAACATGATAAAGAAAAGAGAATTTATGCTAAAGATGGTGAATTAAAAGATATTGTCAAAAAAAGATTAGATGGAGATTTTGAAAAATTAGATAATCTTTTAACACGAGCAATTAAATGGAAATCAAATGTTTTAGTTGAAGATTTCACAAAAGCAAATATTTCAGTCTTTTCTGAGTATGGAAAGAAGTTTAATATAAACTCAGCAGCATCTTTCCCCATCAAAAAGTTTGGGGAACAAGTTTCTGTATTAGTAATTTATTCCAATGTATATAACTTTTTTGATTATGAAGTTGAAATGCTTTTTGATCAAATGATTTTTGATATTACTCACTATTTAGAAAAATATGATTATGAAAAAATAAGAATTAAGCAAGAGGAACAACTTAAAATTGCATCTGTTGCTTTTGAATCTAGTGTGCCTATGGTGATTACTAATGAAAATAGTGAAATTATTGAGGCAAATCAAGCTTTTTGTGATGTATTAGGTTATACAAAAGATGAAATATTAGGAAAAAACCCCAATTTATTTAGGTCATTTCATCAAAATGAATCATTTTATGAACGAATGTGGAGAGTTTTAGATAGAGAAGACTCTTGGAGTGGTGAAATTTATAATAAAAAAAGAGATGGAACAATTTTACCTGTTAGATTAACTGTAACTGCTATTAGAAATAATAAGAATGAAATTATTAATTATTTAGGTCAATACATTGACATTAGTGATATAAAAGATAGAGAACAAGTTTTAGAGTATCAAGCAACCCATGATAATTTAACAGGATTACCAAATAGACTTTTACTTCTTGATAGAATTGAGCACGCTATAACAAAGGTTGTAAGACACAATAACGTAGGTGGATTGATATTTATTGATTTAGATAATTTTAAAACTATAAACGACACTATGGGACATGATGTTGGGGATGTGTTATTAATTGAAGTTGCAAAAAAATTAAAATATGTTATTCGAAATGAAGATACTGTTTCACGAATAGGTGGTGATGAGTTTATTATCCTAGCTGATAGTATAGGAAGAGATAAAGAAGAAGCAAAGAAAAATATTGGGATACTTGCTAAAAAAATAAAAGATGCCTTAAATGGTATTGAATACATAAGTGGCCATAAAAATATTTCAACTCCAAGTATTGGAGTAACACTTTTTAGTGATGCTTCCGTTAGTGTGAAAGATATTATTAAACAAGCTGATACAGCTATGTATGCAGCTAAAAAACAAGGTAAAAATGCAATTGAGTTTTTTAATTAA
- a CDS encoding peptidylprolyl isomerase: protein MKSATARHLLVESEDLCLELKERIANGEKFEDIAKEYSKCPSGANGGDLGNFFQGQMVPEFDKVVFNDEINVVHGPVKTQFGFHLLETTSRRD, encoded by the coding sequence ATGAAAAGCGCAACAGCTAGACACTTATTAGTAGAATCAGAAGATTTATGTTTAGAGTTAAAAGAGAGAATTGCAAATGGTGAAAAATTTGAAGATATTGCAAAAGAGTATTCAAAATGTCCATCAGGAGCTAATGGTGGAGATTTAGGAAACTTTTTCCAAGGTCAAATGGTACCAGAGTTTGATAAAGTTGTTTTCAATGATGAAATTAATGTTGTTCATGGACCAGTTAAAACTCAATTTGGATTCCACTTATTAGAAACTACTTCTAGAAGAGACTAA
- the pdxH gene encoding pyridoxamine 5'-phosphate oxidase, giving the protein MDLTQLRGKYTTRNLEIDDLDKNPFKQFELWFNDAMNAKLIEPNAFSLSTVGKDMMPSIRTVLLKTFDEDGFVFFTNYKSTKAKQIEENPKAAALFPWLALERQVKIEGSIEKISTAKSLKYFLSRPKGSQIGAWVSHQSEVISSRSLLESKFDEMKNKFANGEVPFPSFWGGYIIKPTKIEFWQGGDDRLHDRFLYELQNDNSWDRKRLAP; this is encoded by the coding sequence ATGGATTTAACACAGCTTAGAGGAAAATATACAACTAGAAATCTTGAAATAGATGATTTAGATAAAAATCCATTTAAACAGTTTGAACTTTGGTTTAATGATGCTATGAACGCAAAACTAATTGAGCCAAACGCCTTTTCTTTAAGTACAGTTGGGAAAGATATGATGCCAAGTATAAGAACTGTTTTATTAAAAACTTTTGATGAAGATGGATTTGTTTTTTTTACAAATTATAAAAGCACAAAAGCTAAACAAATAGAAGAAAACCCCAAAGCAGCTGCACTTTTTCCTTGGTTAGCTTTAGAGCGACAAGTTAAAATAGAAGGCTCTATAGAAAAGATTTCCACTGCAAAATCCCTAAAATATTTTTTATCAAGACCAAAGGGTAGCCAAATAGGAGCTTGGGTTTCACACCAAAGTGAAGTAATTAGTTCAAGAAGTTTATTAGAATCAAAATTTGATGAAATGAAAAATAAATTTGCAAATGGAGAAGTACCCTTCCCTTCTTTTTGGGGTGGCTATATAATCAAACCTACAAAAATAGAGTTCTGGCAAGGTGGAGATGATAGGCTTCATGATAGATTTTTGTATGAATTACAAAATGATAATTCATGGGATAGAAAAAGATTAGCACCATAA
- a CDS encoding PhoH family protein, with protein MKEKVYVIDTNIILQNLQNLNRISDNKTNHIVIPETVLLELEDKKKLSSELGYYSREFARLLAKMKIKEVDYKLGFKVVKLYNDEINLDIISKDSYETQIEQIHISESNDKRIIEVASVARDYYKGCQTIFLSLDVYARTFALFKGIKAETLHDDKSTVPKFNFVKEYELDSSMFNSLENKDIKSIDLEYEYQNFAYSFQSNDGNVEYAIIHDQRVDVLKENDFKALNVKPVNLKQKLFTKAILSNMYDLLVIDAKAGSGKTLMSIVSAMRLIDLGLYDKIVYVRNSVESLDKGADVGYLAGNDEKFRIYNMALHDTLEFIAKKHLKKSENRENQESIESKIDELKSRYCIETLWPGEARGRTLSSSIVIMDEWQNSSEKTTQLILSRLDESCMAIVIGSNRQIDNLYLNKYNNGLTTLLKQTNYEHPELKMFAIELEKAVRGKFAQFTERIFEKRKD; from the coding sequence ATGAAAGAAAAAGTTTATGTTATAGATACAAATATCATCTTACAAAATCTTCAAAATCTAAATAGAATATCAGACAATAAAACTAACCATATTGTTATTCCTGAAACAGTATTACTTGAATTAGAGGATAAAAAAAAGCTTTCAAGTGAACTAGGATACTATTCAAGAGAGTTTGCAAGACTTCTAGCAAAGATGAAAATAAAAGAGGTAGATTATAAATTAGGTTTCAAGGTTGTTAAGCTTTACAATGATGAAATAAATCTTGATATTATTAGCAAAGATAGTTATGAAACACAAATTGAGCAAATTCATATATCTGAATCAAATGACAAAAGAATAATTGAAGTTGCTAGTGTTGCTAGGGATTATTATAAAGGTTGTCAAACTATTTTTTTATCACTTGATGTTTATGCAAGAACATTTGCACTATTTAAAGGTATAAAAGCAGAAACTTTACATGATGATAAATCAACAGTTCCAAAGTTTAATTTTGTAAAAGAGTATGAATTAGACTCATCTATGTTTAATAGTTTAGAAAATAAAGATATAAAAAGTATAGACTTAGAATATGAATACCAAAACTTTGCATATTCATTTCAAAGTAATGATGGAAATGTAGAATATGCAATAATTCATGACCAAAGAGTTGATGTATTAAAAGAGAATGATTTTAAAGCACTAAATGTAAAACCTGTAAATTTAAAGCAAAAACTATTTACAAAAGCAATACTATCTAATATGTATGACTTACTTGTAATTGATGCAAAAGCAGGAAGTGGAAAAACTTTAATGTCTATTGTAAGTGCTATGAGACTAATTGACCTTGGGCTTTATGATAAAATTGTTTATGTAAGAAACTCAGTTGAGTCACTTGATAAAGGTGCAGATGTAGGTTATTTAGCTGGAAATGATGAAAAGTTTAGAATTTATAATATGGCTTTGCATGATACTTTAGAGTTTATTGCTAAAAAACATCTCAAAAAAAGTGAAAATAGAGAAAATCAAGAATCAATTGAATCTAAAATTGATGAGCTAAAATCAAGATACTGTATTGAAACTTTATGGCCAGGAGAAGCAAGAGGTAGAACTCTATCTAGTTCAATTGTAATAATGGATGAGTGGCAAAATAGCAGTGAAAAAACAACCCAGTTAATTCTTTCAAGGCTAGATGAAAGTTGTATGGCAATAGTAATTGGTTCAAATAGACAAATTGATAACTTATATTTAAATAAATATAATAATGGATTAACAACTTTACTTAAACAAACAAACTATGAACATCCTGAATTAAAGATGTTTGCTATTGAGCTTGAAAAAGCTGTAAGAGGTAAGTTTGCACAATTTACAGAAAGAATATTTGAAAAAAGAAAAGATTAG
- a CDS encoding GGDEF domain-containing phosphodiesterase has translation MKSEDSIDDLKKQIALLKNENYKLNQYKSAIEESNIVSIGDLKGNIVYVNEKFCDCTLYSKEEVLNQPHSILKGDTPKEVFAQMWETIQNKQTWHGVLKNKRKNGDFYYINVTIKPILDLNGELLEYIAIRHEITDLVNKSEELEKNLRCDFLTNEGNRFKLLEDIQKSHKPALALFDINKFGELNDFYGHEIGDEVLKTVSSFFRALIPSNYFLYRIYSDEFAILADGIEKDEFIQVVKTINDKISSSPIIIRKKELYIQTTYSISFEDKSIIKKTANMIKKYVKIDKSSNIYDKRLGLEKIYEKNVLWTLKLKKALDNNKIVPFFQAIYNMRTQKIEKYEVLVRLINEENIPISPYYFLDIAKRSKQYIKLTKTVVEKSFEYFQDKNYEFSVNLTIEDIINENVANYIIEKIKEYNIGSKVIFEIVESEGINNFEEANDFIDKVKSLGAKVAIDDFGSGYSNFNYLIKLKADFIKIDGSLINDIHINKNNKAIVETILDFAKKQKFKTIAEFVSSQEIYDEVKSLAFDYAQGYLIGEPKKEIIT, from the coding sequence TTGAAAAGTGAAGATAGTATTGATGATTTGAAAAAACAAATTGCATTGTTAAAAAATGAGAATTATAAATTAAATCAATATAAATCTGCAATAGAAGAGAGCAATATTGTATCCATAGGTGATTTAAAAGGGAATATAGTTTATGTCAATGAAAAGTTCTGCGATTGTACTTTATATTCAAAGGAAGAGGTTTTAAATCAACCCCATAGTATTTTAAAAGGAGATACTCCAAAAGAGGTTTTTGCCCAAATGTGGGAAACTATACAAAATAAACAAACTTGGCATGGAGTATTAAAAAATAAAAGAAAAAATGGGGATTTTTACTATATAAATGTAACAATAAAACCTATCTTAGATTTAAATGGTGAGCTATTAGAATATATTGCCATCAGACATGAAATTACTGATTTAGTCAATAAATCAGAAGAGTTAGAAAAAAATTTAAGGTGTGATTTTTTAACAAATGAAGGGAATAGATTTAAACTTTTAGAGGATATTCAAAAATCACATAAACCAGCTTTAGCTCTATTTGATATTAATAAATTTGGTGAGTTAAATGATTTTTATGGCCATGAAATAGGTGATGAGGTTTTAAAAACTGTTTCAAGTTTTTTTAGAGCACTTATTCCTTCAAACTATTTTTTATATAGAATCTATTCAGATGAATTTGCGATATTAGCTGATGGGATTGAAAAAGATGAGTTTATACAAGTAGTTAAAACAATAAATGACAAAATATCTTCTTCACCTATAATTATTAGAAAAAAAGAGTTATATATTCAAACTACATATAGTATTTCATTTGAAGATAAATCAATTATAAAAAAAACAGCTAATATGATAAAGAAATATGTAAAAATTGATAAAAGTTCAAATATTTATGATAAAAGACTTGGATTAGAAAAAATTTATGAAAAAAACGTTTTATGGACTTTAAAACTCAAAAAAGCCCTTGATAATAATAAAATTGTACCTTTCTTTCAAGCAATTTATAATATGAGAACTCAAAAAATAGAGAAATATGAAGTTTTAGTTAGACTTATAAATGAAGAGAATATTCCAATTTCACCTTACTATTTTTTAGATATTGCAAAAAGATCAAAACAGTATATAAAATTGACAAAAACAGTAGTTGAAAAATCATTTGAATATTTTCAAGACAAAAACTATGAGTTTTCAGTAAACCTTACTATTGAAGATATAATTAATGAAAATGTTGCAAATTATATAATTGAAAAAATAAAAGAGTATAACATTGGTTCAAAAGTCATTTTTGAAATAGTTGAATCTGAAGGTATTAATAATTTTGAAGAGGCTAATGATTTTATTGATAAAGTTAAATCCCTTGGAGCTAAAGTTGCAATTGATGATTTTGGTTCTGGTTATTCAAATTTTAATTATCTAATTAAATTAAAAGCAGATTTTATAAAAATTGATGGCTCTTTAATAAATGATATACACATAAATAAAAATAATAAAGCTATTGTTGAAACAATATTAGATTTTGCTAAAAAACAAAAATTTAAGACAATTGCAGAGTTTGTATCTTCACAAGAGATTTATGATGAAGTAAAAAGTTTAGCTTTTGATTATGCCCAAGGTTACTTAATAGGCGAACCTAAAAAAGAGATAATTACTTAG
- a CDS encoding NADPH-dependent FMN reductase, whose translation MAKIGILVASSNNNLKLGKKLEEIAKKHCDCVELINLVDLNLPLYSTVEEENNGIPEVALDLAQKILSLNSFIVVAPEYNGVMPPVLNNAMAWTSRATKDWRDAFNHKIVLLATHSGGGGAKGLQAMRIMYQHLGANILAREILTTYEKQLNEESAEDMIKQLIKLARA comes from the coding sequence ATGGCAAAAATAGGTATTTTAGTTGCAAGTTCAAATAATAACCTAAAATTAGGGAAAAAACTTGAAGAAATTGCAAAAAAACATTGTGATTGTGTAGAATTAATTAATTTAGTAGATTTAAATTTACCATTATATAGTACAGTTGAAGAGGAAAACAATGGGATTCCAGAAGTTGCATTAGATTTAGCACAAAAGATTTTATCATTAAACTCTTTTATTGTTGTGGCACCTGAATACAACGGAGTTATGCCTCCAGTTTTAAACAATGCTATGGCATGGACTTCAAGAGCAACAAAAGATTGGAGAGATGCATTTAATCATAAAATTGTACTTTTAGCAACACACTCAGGAGGTGGTGGGGCAAAAGGTCTTCAAGCTATGAGAATTATGTATCAACACTTAGGTGCAAATATACTTGCTAGAGAGATTTTAACAACATATGAAAAACAATTAAATGAAGAGTCAGCAGAAGATATGATTAAACAATTAATTAAATTAGCAAGAGCTTAG